In Bradyrhizobium guangxiense, the following are encoded in one genomic region:
- a CDS encoding DUF1348 family protein, which produces MSRPPLPPFTRETAAQKARMAEDAWNSRDPVRVSLAYTEDSRWRNRSEVFQGREAIVAFLTRKWEKEQDYRLIKDLWAFDENRIAVRFQYEWHDGKGQWYRSYGNEQWEFDEHGLMKRREASINDIAIAEKDRRFHWAAPGPRPVDVPGLGTDPF; this is translated from the coding sequence ATGTCGCGTCCGCCGCTGCCGCCCTTCACCCGAGAAACTGCCGCGCAGAAGGCGCGCATGGCCGAGGATGCCTGGAATTCGCGCGATCCGGTGCGCGTCTCGCTCGCCTATACCGAGGACAGCCGTTGGCGCAATCGCTCCGAGGTCTTTCAGGGCCGCGAAGCCATCGTCGCCTTCCTCACCCGTAAATGGGAGAAGGAACAGGATTATCGCCTGATCAAGGATCTCTGGGCGTTCGACGAGAACCGCATCGCGGTGCGCTTCCAGTACGAATGGCACGATGGCAAAGGCCAGTGGTATCGCTCCTACGGCAATGAGCAGTGGGAGTTCGACGAGCACGGGCTGATGAAGCGCCGCGAAGCGTCCATCAACGACATTGCCATTGCGGAAAAGGACCGCCGCTTTCACTGGGCGGCGCCGGGGCCAAGGCCAGTAGATGTGCCGGGACTGGGAACGGATCCGTTCTGA
- a CDS encoding polysaccharide deacetylase family protein, protein MLDSKALKSIPLVPANTADPAPEYPWPKPYNSAMFLSFDVDAESAWTSKDAVHAQRLITMSYGGYEARVGTPKLLELLDQLDLKATFFVTGWSVDAHPAMAESILKAGHEIGHHGYHHLLPDPGDPWIEEELERGFDALKRRLGVRPTGYRAPYGEFTEELRVALVRHGIVYTSSFRDDVRPYRHRLADGKPGTIELPVTASYDDWMHGLSARFSPRSIFPKEHVLSMWKDELDEVRDWGAMVTTVLHPQCSGRPMRLRLLREFLTYAKSCPDVWITTGEKIAENFLRHEAGNR, encoded by the coding sequence ATGCTGGACAGTAAGGCACTCAAGAGCATCCCGCTCGTCCCGGCCAACACCGCGGATCCCGCGCCTGAATATCCCTGGCCGAAGCCGTATAATTCCGCGATGTTCCTGTCGTTCGACGTGGACGCGGAGAGCGCGTGGACCAGCAAGGACGCCGTGCATGCGCAGCGGCTCATCACCATGAGCTATGGCGGCTATGAGGCGCGCGTCGGCACGCCGAAACTGCTGGAGCTGCTCGACCAGCTCGATCTCAAGGCGACGTTCTTCGTCACGGGCTGGTCGGTCGATGCGCATCCGGCGATGGCGGAATCGATCCTGAAGGCGGGGCATGAGATCGGCCATCACGGCTATCATCATCTGTTGCCCGACCCCGGCGATCCCTGGATCGAGGAGGAACTGGAACGCGGCTTCGATGCGCTGAAGCGCCGGCTCGGGGTCAGGCCGACCGGCTATCGCGCGCCTTACGGCGAATTCACCGAGGAGCTGCGCGTCGCGCTGGTGCGCCACGGCATCGTCTACACGTCCTCGTTCCGCGACGACGTCAGGCCCTATCGCCATCGTCTCGCCGACGGCAAGCCCGGCACCATCGAGCTGCCGGTGACCGCGAGCTACGACGACTGGATGCACGGTCTCTCGGCCCGCTTCAGTCCACGCTCGATCTTCCCTAAGGAGCACGTGCTCTCGATGTGGAAGGACGAGCTCGACGAGGTCCGCGACTGGGGGGCGATGGTCACGACTGTGCTGCATCCGCAGTGCAGCGGCCGTCCGATGCGGCTGCGTCTGCTGCGCGAGTTTCTCACCTACGCGAAATCGTGCCCGGATGTCTGGATCACGACCGGTGAGAAGATCGCGGAAAACTTCCTCCGTCACGAAGCCGGCAATCGCTGA
- a CDS encoding metallophosphoesterase translates to MITRRHLIRSIGGLSALGISTAAYGVGVEPVLRLRVTRYHPKPRQWPADLPLKIAVIADIHACDPWMSLERIESIVDRTNALNADIVVLLGDYVAGMHQVMRMIPSREWARVLAGLRAPLGVHAVMGNHDYWDDRTVQQAGHGPTVAHRALEAAGIPVYENDAVRLTKDGRPFWLAGLGDQLAFLPARRFRSVARFGADDLNATLAKITDDAPVILLAHEPNIAPLVPARVALQLSGHTHGGQVRLLGWSPAVSPRNGLRLAYGHFRLKCDLIVSGGLGCSIMPVRVGVPPEIVEVTLGRAGPVVS, encoded by the coding sequence ATGATCACGCGCCGTCATCTCATCCGTTCCATCGGCGGCCTGTCCGCCCTCGGCATCTCGACCGCTGCCTATGGCGTCGGCGTCGAGCCGGTGCTGCGGCTCCGCGTCACCCGCTATCATCCGAAGCCGCGGCAGTGGCCGGCGGATCTCCCGCTGAAGATCGCCGTCATCGCTGACATTCACGCCTGCGATCCCTGGATGTCGCTGGAGCGGATCGAGTCCATCGTCGACCGCACCAACGCGCTGAACGCGGATATCGTCGTACTGCTCGGCGACTACGTCGCCGGCATGCATCAGGTCATGCGCATGATTCCCTCGCGCGAATGGGCGAGGGTGCTGGCCGGCCTCAGGGCGCCGCTCGGCGTCCATGCCGTCATGGGCAATCACGATTATTGGGACGACAGGACCGTCCAGCAGGCAGGGCACGGGCCGACCGTCGCGCACCGGGCGCTGGAGGCGGCCGGCATTCCCGTCTACGAGAACGACGCCGTGCGCCTCACCAAGGACGGCCGCCCGTTCTGGCTCGCCGGCCTCGGCGATCAGCTGGCCTTCCTGCCGGCGCGGCGCTTCCGGAGCGTGGCGCGCTTCGGCGCAGACGATCTCAACGCCACGCTGGCGAAGATCACCGACGACGCGCCCGTCATCCTGCTCGCGCATGAGCCCAACATCGCGCCGCTCGTGCCCGCACGTGTCGCGCTGCAACTGTCCGGCCATACCCATGGCGGCCAGGTCCGCCTGCTCGGCTGGTCGCCGGCGGTTTCGCCCCGGAACGGACTGCGGCTCGCCTATGGCCACTTCCGCCTGAAATGCGACCTCATTGTCTCCGGTGGCCTCGGATGCAGCATCATGCCCGTCCGTGTCGGCGTGCCCCCCGAGATTGTCGAGGTGACGCTGGGGCGGGCCGGGCCGGTTGTGTCCTAA
- the ybgC gene encoding tol-pal system-associated acyl-CoA thioesterase, which translates to MTAHLDGEIRDGRHHMQVRVYYEDTDFSGIVYHANYLRYMERGRTNHLRLMGAEQQALFEPTETESAGFAFVVRSMHLDFLKPARMDDVLDIVTWPVAVKGASIMLAQEVRRGEDVLVKAEVRVAFISGGRAQPIPKSIRTLMKADLIS; encoded by the coding sequence GTGACTGCCCATCTCGACGGCGAGATCCGCGACGGCCGCCATCACATGCAGGTCCGTGTCTATTACGAGGACACGGATTTCTCCGGCATCGTCTACCACGCCAATTACCTGCGCTACATGGAGCGTGGACGCACCAATCATCTCAGGCTGATGGGCGCCGAGCAGCAGGCGCTGTTCGAGCCGACCGAGACGGAGAGCGCGGGCTTCGCCTTCGTGGTGCGCTCGATGCATCTGGATTTCCTCAAGCCTGCGCGGATGGACGACGTGCTCGACATCGTGACCTGGCCGGTCGCGGTGAAGGGTGCCTCCATCATGCTGGCGCAGGAGGTGCGGCGTGGCGAGGACGTGCTGGTGAAAGCCGAGGTGCGCGTCGCCTTCATCAGCGGCGGCCGCGCGCAGCCGATCCCGAAATCGATCCGCACGCTGATGAAGGCCGATTTGATTTCCTGA
- a CDS encoding type 1 glutamine amidotransferase, with the protein MARITIIETGEVPQKHREHHGSFPDMFARMVRAEDPAATVEVVSIPKGDALPDPSKLEAVLITGAAAGVYDGLDWIAPLEDFVRAAYANKTPMVGVCFGHQLIAQALGGTVRKSEKGWGIGRHVYQVLPENGVVEGEAIAIAASHQDQVIEPPNDALTILSSDFTPHAGLLYANGTTLTVQPHPEFDVAFAQVCCDLRDGKAPDDVVATARDSLAQPMDNAKLGGAITRVLARKPIPSS; encoded by the coding sequence ATGGCACGCATCACCATCATCGAGACCGGAGAGGTCCCGCAAAAACACCGCGAGCACCACGGTTCGTTTCCGGACATGTTCGCGCGCATGGTCCGCGCCGAGGATCCGGCCGCGACGGTCGAGGTCGTCAGCATCCCCAAGGGCGATGCGCTTCCCGATCCGAGCAAGCTCGAGGCCGTCCTGATCACCGGCGCGGCCGCCGGCGTCTATGACGGGCTCGACTGGATCGCGCCGCTGGAGGATTTCGTGCGGGCGGCTTACGCCAACAAGACGCCGATGGTCGGTGTCTGCTTCGGCCACCAGCTGATCGCGCAGGCGCTCGGCGGCACCGTGCGCAAATCGGAGAAGGGCTGGGGCATCGGCCGGCATGTCTATCAGGTGCTGCCGGAGAACGGCGTCGTCGAGGGCGAAGCCATCGCCATCGCGGCCTCGCATCAGGACCAGGTGATCGAGCCGCCGAATGACGCGCTGACGATCCTATCGTCGGACTTCACCCCGCATGCCGGCCTGCTCTACGCCAACGGCACGACGCTGACCGTGCAGCCCCATCCGGAGTTCGACGTGGCTTTTGCGCAAGTGTGCTGCGACCTGCGTGACGGCAAGGCGCCGGATGATGTCGTGGCAACGGCGCGAGACTCGCTGGCGCAGCCGATGGACAACGCGAAGCTCGGCGGGGCGATCACGCGGGTTCTGGCGCGAAAGCCCATCCCCTCATCCTGA
- a CDS encoding aspartate/glutamate racemase family protein, translating into MTRRILVINPNSSASVTAAINDAVAPLRIVGGPDVRVVGLAEGPPSISSQRDADSVVMPLVNRVSRDDADAFVLACFSDPGLHAVREAAGGRPVMGIAECGIFRALMLGERFGIIALSPSSIRRQQRMARVMGVDSRYAGSWSVGASAAETAGADIRGRLIDAGRALVTQCRADVVVMGCAGMASHRAVIAEAIGVPVVEPAQQAVAAAIGAVLLNT; encoded by the coding sequence ATGACCCGTCGCATCCTCGTCATCAACCCCAATTCCTCGGCGTCGGTGACGGCGGCGATCAACGACGCGGTGGCGCCGCTGCGGATCGTCGGCGGACCTGACGTCAGGGTGGTCGGCCTTGCCGAAGGGCCGCCGAGCATCAGCTCGCAGCGCGATGCCGACAGCGTCGTGATGCCGCTGGTCAACCGTGTGTCGCGCGACGATGCCGATGCCTTCGTGCTGGCCTGCTTCAGCGATCCCGGCCTGCATGCCGTGCGCGAGGCCGCCGGCGGTCGCCCGGTCATGGGCATCGCCGAATGCGGCATCTTCCGCGCGCTGATGCTGGGCGAACGCTTTGGCATCATCGCGCTATCGCCGTCGAGCATCCGCCGCCAGCAGCGCATGGCGCGGGTGATGGGCGTCGACAGCCGCTATGCCGGAAGCTGGTCGGTCGGCGCGAGTGCGGCCGAGACCGCCGGCGCCGACATCCGCGGCCGCTTGATCGATGCCGGCCGCGCGTTGGTCACGCAATGCCGCGCCGATGTCGTGGTGATGGGCTGCGCAGGCATGGCGTCGCACCGCGCGGTGATTGCGGAGGCGATCGGCGTGCCGGTGGTCGAGCCGGCGCAACAGGCGGTGGCCGCGGCGATCGGCGCGGTCTTGTTGAACACGTAA
- the ruvB gene encoding Holliday junction branch migration DNA helicase RuvB, translating into MVSPERRSDDVGDTALRPQSLSDFVGQQQARKNLSIFIEAARKRGEALDHVLFVGPPGLGKTTLAQIVAKELGVGFRATSGPVIAKAGDLAALLTNLEERDVLFIDEIHRLSPAVEEVLYPAMEDFQLDLIIGEGPAARSVKIELSKFTLVGATTRAGLLTNPLRDRFGIPVRLNFYTIEELESIVSRGARVLNVGMSADGANEIARRARGTPRIAGRLLRRVRDFASAANADTIDRKIADHALSALEVDAAGLDAMDRRYLSTIATNYGGGPVGVETMAAALSEPRDAIEDIIEPYLIQCGYLQRTPRGRLLTSHAFRHLGIAEPSRDAAAQFGLFGTDQAEDD; encoded by the coding sequence ATGGTCTCGCCGGAACGCCGCAGCGACGATGTCGGCGACACCGCGCTGCGTCCGCAATCGCTGTCCGATTTCGTGGGCCAGCAGCAGGCGCGCAAGAATCTCTCGATCTTCATCGAGGCGGCGCGCAAGCGCGGCGAGGCGCTGGATCACGTGCTGTTCGTCGGTCCCCCCGGCCTCGGCAAGACCACGCTGGCACAGATCGTGGCGAAGGAGCTCGGCGTCGGCTTCCGCGCCACCTCGGGCCCTGTGATCGCCAAGGCCGGCGATCTCGCAGCGCTGCTGACCAATCTCGAAGAGCGCGACGTGCTCTTCATCGACGAGATTCATCGCCTGAGCCCGGCGGTAGAAGAGGTGCTCTATCCCGCCATGGAGGATTTCCAGCTCGACCTCATCATCGGCGAGGGTCCGGCGGCGCGCTCGGTGAAAATCGAGCTGTCGAAATTCACCCTGGTCGGCGCCACGACGCGCGCAGGGCTGCTCACCAATCCCTTGCGCGACCGTTTCGGCATTCCGGTGCGGCTCAATTTCTACACCATCGAGGAGCTCGAGAGCATCGTCAGCCGCGGCGCGCGCGTGCTCAATGTTGGCATGAGCGCGGACGGCGCCAACGAGATCGCGCGCCGCGCCCGCGGCACGCCGCGCATCGCCGGGCGCTTGCTGAGGCGCGTGCGCGATTTCGCCTCGGCGGCGAATGCCGACACGATCGACCGCAAGATCGCCGACCACGCGCTGAGCGCGCTCGAGGTCGACGCCGCCGGCCTCGATGCGATGGATCGCCGCTATCTCTCGACCATCGCGACGAACTATGGCGGCGGTCCGGTCGGCGTCGAGACCATGGCCGCCGCGCTGTCCGAACCGCGCGATGCGATCGAGGACATCATCGAGCCTTATCTCATCCAGTGCGGCTATCTCCAGCGTACCCCGCGCGGCCGCCTGCTCACCTCGCACGCCTTCCGCCATCTCGGCATCGCCGAGCCCTCGCGAGACGCGGCGGCACAGTTCGGCCTGTTCGGCACCGATCAGGCCGAAGACGACTGA
- a CDS encoding LysR family transcriptional regulator codes for MNLRQLEILRAVIRHRTTVAAADELALSQPAVSNALKTMEAQAGFALFERVNNRLFPTAEAMALYKESEAIFALHAKLESRVRDLRENRSGHLAIVATPPLAYSIIPSALSGFLRRRPETRVFFDVRRYEGIIEGVLSRVAELGFALGLTHHPGIAHEVVHTGEMVCVLPPQHPLADRPVISASDLSGLPFIGLERGTRLGEAVRDSFARAGAPFRPTVEVRYCNTACVLAAAGVGAAVVDPFSPRQNGGSGLVVRPFTPTTHAVAYMLWSEAEPLSRLAKAFLNEVRKQSALLERSAPHQQHQPESD; via the coding sequence ATGAACCTGCGTCAGCTCGAAATCCTGCGTGCTGTCATCCGCCATCGCACCACCGTGGCGGCAGCGGACGAACTGGCCCTGTCGCAACCCGCGGTCAGCAATGCGCTGAAGACGATGGAAGCGCAGGCGGGCTTTGCCCTGTTCGAGCGGGTCAACAACCGGCTGTTTCCGACCGCGGAAGCGATGGCGCTCTACAAGGAGAGCGAGGCGATCTTCGCGCTGCACGCCAAGCTCGAGAGCCGCGTGCGCGATCTGCGCGAGAACCGCTCCGGGCATCTTGCCATCGTGGCGACACCGCCGCTCGCCTACAGCATCATCCCTTCCGCACTGTCAGGCTTCCTTCGCCGCCGCCCGGAGACACGCGTGTTCTTCGACGTGCGGCGCTATGAGGGCATCATCGAGGGCGTGCTCAGCCGCGTCGCCGAGCTCGGCTTCGCGCTCGGCCTGACGCATCATCCTGGGATCGCGCATGAGGTGGTGCACACCGGCGAGATGGTCTGCGTGCTGCCGCCGCAGCATCCGCTCGCCGACAGGCCGGTGATCTCCGCCTCCGACCTGTCCGGCCTGCCCTTCATCGGGCTGGAGCGCGGTACGCGGCTCGGCGAAGCCGTACGCGACAGCTTCGCCCGGGCTGGTGCACCGTTCCGGCCGACCGTCGAGGTGCGCTACTGCAACACGGCCTGCGTGCTGGCCGCCGCCGGCGTCGGCGCCGCGGTGGTCGATCCGTTCTCGCCCCGGCAGAACGGCGGCAGCGGCCTCGTCGTGCGGCCGTTCACGCCGACGACCCACGCAGTGGCCTATATGCTGTGGTCGGAGGCGGAACCGCTGTCGCGCCTCGCCAAGGCATTCCTCAACGAGGTGCGCAAGCAAAGCGCGCTGCTGGAGCGCTCAGCGCCACACCAGCAACATCAGCCAGAAAGCGACTGA
- a CDS encoding N-carbamoyl-D-amino-acid hydrolase, translated as MVRVLRAAAAQMGPTQKADTREHTLSRMLALLEEAAGRGASLVVFPELAFTTFFPRWLLEGEALDRYFERGMPNPAVAKLFDRARALRVGFYVGYAELTPEGRRYNCSILVDRDGEILGRYRKVHLPGSVEPREGARYQQLEKRYFEYGDLGFPAFRAGSAWAHAIMGMMICNDRRWPESWRVLGLQGVELVCIGYNSAAYDPNGGTTEDGALRTFHSTLVTQANAYMNATWAISVAKAGEEDGSGLIGGSCIVDPNGRIVEQAQTLADEVIVADIDLDLCRQGKDKMFNFAAHRRPEQYRVITERAGIIEPAVLDAD; from the coding sequence TTGGTTCGAGTTCTTCGCGCCGCCGCCGCTCAGATGGGGCCGACGCAAAAAGCCGATACGCGCGAGCATACGTTGTCGCGGATGCTTGCATTGCTGGAGGAGGCAGCCGGCCGCGGTGCCAGCCTCGTGGTGTTTCCCGAGCTTGCCTTCACCACCTTCTTTCCGCGCTGGCTGCTCGAAGGCGAGGCGCTCGACCGATATTTCGAGCGCGGCATGCCGAACCCGGCCGTGGCGAAACTGTTCGACCGTGCGCGTGCGCTGCGCGTCGGCTTCTATGTCGGTTATGCCGAGCTGACGCCGGAGGGCCGGCGCTACAATTGCTCGATCCTAGTCGATCGCGACGGCGAGATCTTGGGCCGCTATCGCAAGGTGCACCTGCCAGGTTCGGTCGAGCCCCGCGAGGGCGCACGCTATCAGCAGCTCGAAAAGCGCTATTTCGAATATGGCGACCTCGGCTTTCCCGCCTTCCGCGCCGGTTCGGCCTGGGCCCATGCCATCATGGGCATGATGATCTGCAATGATCGGCGCTGGCCGGAATCCTGGCGCGTGCTCGGTCTGCAGGGCGTCGAGCTCGTCTGCATCGGCTACAATTCGGCGGCCTACGATCCCAATGGCGGCACCACCGAAGACGGGGCCTTGCGCACCTTCCACTCGACGCTGGTGACGCAGGCCAACGCCTACATGAACGCGACCTGGGCAATCTCGGTCGCGAAGGCGGGCGAGGAGGATGGCTCCGGGCTGATCGGCGGCTCCTGCATTGTCGATCCCAACGGCCGCATCGTCGAGCAGGCGCAGACGCTGGCCGACGAAGTGATCGTCGCCGACATCGATCTCGATCTCTGCCGCCAGGGCAAGGACAAGATGTTCAATTTCGCCGCGCACCGACGGCCCGAGCAGTACAGGGTGATCACTGAGCGCGCCGGCATCATCGAGCCGGCCGTTCTCGACGCGGACTGA
- a CDS encoding ABC transporter substrate-binding protein, translated as MTRLSHFLVLAALTAATSPQAAELPAEIKQAGTLKLTVNSTYAPMEYRDPASNELVGLDIDLANELAKRLGGLKIVWSETPFAELIPSLQTRRADFIISGISDRASRRETADFIDYLATGPQFFVMADNAAKDATDLCGKKVGTTRSTSFPVEIEKWSKQNCEPAGKPAIQYVPGENSIDVRNQLKQGRIDAAVQGSETLPYAQSQEPGKYRIVGEAFARGYQGIMFRKDDAALREVVTEKLAAMIADGSYKAILDKWGLGANAVAQPMLNAAPQ; from the coding sequence ATGACACGCCTCTCGCATTTCCTTGTGCTCGCAGCCCTGACCGCCGCGACCTCGCCGCAGGCGGCCGAGCTTCCGGCGGAGATCAAGCAGGCGGGAACGCTGAAGCTTACGGTCAACTCCACTTACGCGCCGATGGAATATCGCGATCCCGCCAGCAACGAGCTGGTCGGGCTCGACATCGATCTGGCGAACGAGCTCGCCAAGCGGCTCGGCGGCCTCAAGATCGTCTGGAGCGAGACGCCGTTTGCCGAGCTGATTCCCTCGCTCCAGACCAGGCGCGCCGATTTCATCATCTCCGGCATCTCCGATCGCGCCTCCCGGCGCGAGACGGCGGATTTCATCGATTATCTCGCGACCGGCCCGCAGTTCTTCGTGATGGCGGACAACGCGGCGAAGGATGCGACCGATCTCTGCGGCAAGAAGGTTGGGACCACCCGCAGCACCAGCTTTCCGGTCGAGATCGAGAAGTGGAGCAAGCAGAATTGCGAGCCGGCCGGCAAGCCTGCGATCCAGTACGTGCCGGGCGAGAACTCGATCGATGTCCGCAACCAGCTCAAGCAGGGCCGCATCGACGCCGCCGTGCAGGGCAGCGAGACGTTGCCCTATGCGCAGTCCCAGGAGCCCGGCAAATACCGCATCGTCGGCGAGGCCTTCGCCAGGGGTTATCAGGGCATCATGTTCCGCAAGGACGACGCCGCCTTGCGCGAGGTTGTGACGGAGAAGCTCGCGGCCATGATCGCCGACGGCTCCTACAAGGCCATTCTCGACAAATGGGGCCTCGGCGCCAACGCGGTGGCCCAGCCCATGCTGAACGCGGCGCCGCAATGA
- a CDS encoding ABC transporter substrate-binding protein, producing MKRLLLAAVFLGAMSASVMAIELPPEIAKRGSLKVALVPNYPPMEFRDPATNALSGFDVEFGEAIGRKLGVKIEWQETSFAEFMPSIATGRADAILSGFTDYASRHETATFVDYLRSGPRFFVQQSRASEFRDAVALCGKKVGASRRTMFPAQIAAWSEKNCGSNPIQFVGTDGSADARTQLRQGRIDAAVQGDETLPYIMDQEPGAYVPVGQTLAQQFTGIALPVKEKALHQAMLEAVDALIADGTYKALLAKWKLSDNAIEKATINAGQ from the coding sequence ATGAAGAGACTTTTGCTTGCGGCGGTGTTCCTGGGCGCCATGAGCGCATCGGTGATGGCGATCGAGTTGCCGCCTGAGATCGCCAAGCGCGGCAGCCTCAAGGTTGCGCTGGTGCCGAACTATCCGCCGATGGAATTCCGCGATCCCGCCACCAACGCGCTCTCCGGCTTCGATGTCGAGTTCGGCGAGGCGATCGGCCGCAAGCTCGGCGTCAAGATCGAATGGCAGGAAACGAGCTTCGCCGAGTTCATGCCGTCGATTGCGACGGGGCGCGCCGATGCGATCCTCTCGGGCTTCACCGACTATGCGAGCCGGCATGAGACCGCGACCTTCGTCGACTATCTTCGCAGCGGTCCACGCTTCTTCGTTCAGCAGTCGCGCGCGTCGGAGTTCAGGGATGCCGTCGCGCTCTGCGGCAAGAAAGTCGGTGCCAGCCGCCGCACCATGTTCCCGGCCCAGATCGCGGCCTGGAGCGAGAAGAATTGCGGCAGCAATCCGATTCAATTCGTCGGCACCGACGGCTCGGCGGATGCCCGCACCCAGCTCAGGCAGGGACGTATCGACGCCGCCGTGCAGGGCGATGAGACGCTGCCCTACATCATGGATCAGGAGCCCGGCGCCTATGTGCCGGTCGGCCAGACCCTTGCGCAGCAATTCACCGGCATTGCCCTGCCGGTGAAGGAAAAGGCGCTGCACCAGGCGATGCTGGAGGCCGTCGATGCGCTGATCGCGGACGGCACTTACAAGGCCCTGCTGGCGAAATGGAAATTGAGCGACAACGCAATCGAGAAGGCGACCATCAATGCTGGACAGTAA
- a CDS encoding amino acid ABC transporter ATP-binding protein, protein MTKPLVAIRSVSKNFGEFQALKSVSLDVWPGEVMCLIGASGSGKTTLLRCINQLAMIDAGGIWLDGELLGVREQGGRLHRLSEREVGRQRLKTGMVFQRFNLFPHKTALENITEGPTQVQGRKSEEVRTEALELLRRVGLAAKADWYPAQLSGGQQQRVAIARALAMKPMLMLFDEPTSALDPELVGEVLAVMKELAKSGMTMMVVTHELGFAREAADRVVYMDQGAIVEQGRASEVLGAPREERTKAFLSAVI, encoded by the coding sequence ATGACAAAGCCCCTCGTCGCGATCCGCTCCGTCAGCAAGAATTTTGGCGAGTTTCAGGCTCTCAAGAGCGTCTCGCTCGACGTCTGGCCCGGCGAGGTGATGTGCCTGATCGGCGCCTCAGGGTCCGGCAAGACCACGCTGCTCCGCTGCATCAACCAGCTCGCCATGATCGACGCGGGCGGCATCTGGCTTGACGGCGAGCTGCTGGGGGTGCGCGAGCAGGGCGGCAGGCTCCATCGCCTCAGCGAGCGCGAGGTCGGGCGGCAGCGGCTGAAGACCGGCATGGTGTTCCAGCGCTTCAACCTGTTCCCGCACAAGACCGCACTGGAGAACATCACCGAGGGTCCGACCCAGGTTCAGGGACGCAAATCCGAAGAGGTGCGCACGGAAGCGCTCGAGCTGCTCCGTCGCGTCGGGCTGGCGGCCAAGGCGGACTGGTATCCTGCGCAGCTCTCCGGCGGCCAGCAGCAGCGCGTGGCGATCGCGCGCGCGCTCGCCATGAAACCGATGCTGATGCTGTTTGACGAGCCGACCAGCGCGCTCGATCCCGAGCTCGTCGGCGAGGTGCTTGCCGTCATGAAGGAATTGGCGAAGAGCGGCATGACGATGATGGTGGTCACGCACGAGCTCGGTTTCGCGCGCGAGGCCGCCGACCGGGTCGTCTACATGGACCAGGGTGCGATCGTCGAGCAGGGGCGCGCCTCCGAGGTGTTGGGCGCGCCGCGCGAGGAGCGCACCAAGGCATTTCTTTCGGCAGTGATCTGA
- a CDS encoding amino acid ABC transporter permease — translation MKPAPALAEGFPDLSGLRIAREPHWFRWISAALIVLVLAAIVRAFANGQIEWSYVSRFLTVKVILEGIVNTMVMAVLAMMLGIFLGIVVAIMRLSPNPVLKSVAAGYTWLFRGTPLILQLLLWFNLALVFPAIGIPGLWSARAVDVMTPFLAALLGLGINQGAYTSEVMRAGMLSVDVGQYEAAQAIGMGRLRALRRIVLPQAMRVVIPPLGNEFIGMVKATSLASVIQYPELLHNAENIYYANSRVIELLIVAGLWYLLVVSILTPLQMLLERRFARGTLRLAR, via the coding sequence ATGAAGCCGGCGCCGGCCCTCGCGGAGGGTTTTCCCGATCTGTCGGGCCTGCGCATCGCGCGCGAGCCGCACTGGTTTCGCTGGATCAGCGCGGCCCTGATCGTCCTCGTGCTGGCGGCGATCGTGCGCGCGTTTGCGAACGGCCAGATCGAATGGTCCTATGTCAGCCGCTTCCTGACCGTGAAGGTCATTCTCGAAGGGATCGTCAACACCATGGTGATGGCGGTGCTGGCGATGATGCTCGGCATCTTTCTCGGCATCGTCGTTGCGATCATGCGGCTGTCGCCCAATCCGGTGCTGAAGTCGGTTGCCGCAGGTTACACCTGGCTGTTCCGCGGTACGCCGCTGATCCTGCAACTGCTGCTGTGGTTCAACCTCGCGCTGGTATTTCCGGCCATCGGCATTCCCGGCCTCTGGTCCGCGCGGGCCGTCGACGTCATGACGCCATTCCTCGCCGCGCTCCTCGGGCTCGGCATCAACCAGGGCGCCTACACGTCGGAAGTGATGCGCGCCGGCATGCTGTCGGTCGACGTCGGGCAATATGAGGCAGCGCAGGCGATCGGCATGGGACGGCTGCGCGCGCTGCGCCGGATCGTGTTGCCGCAGGCGATGCGGGTGGTGATCCCACCGCTCGGCAACGAGTTCATCGGCATGGTGAAGGCGACCTCGCTTGCGAGCGTCATTCAATATCCCGAGCTGCTGCACAACGCCGAGAACATCTACTACGCCAACTCGCGCGTGATCGAGCTCCTGATCGTCGCCGGGCTCTGGTACCTGCTCGTGGTTTCGATTCTGACGCCGCTGCAGATGCTGCTCGAACGTCGCTTTGCGCGCGGCACATTGCGGCTGGCACGATGA